From the genome of Phycodurus eques isolate BA_2022a chromosome 22, UOR_Pequ_1.1, whole genome shotgun sequence, one region includes:
- the LOC133397058 gene encoding uncharacterized protein LOC133397058 isoform X1 encodes MRLPVDKMTEDGEDSVGTINVVTVNAFVPRKQTKRSHAVHTQRTREAGESRLIHNAGPTDEGREAAAVEGRRPTDTLAKRTPKPLSDTRSRVLQSIMGNCRCRAEDEREEKDHSGSSSLQQRAPRTAITHEEEKQQVASRNRTTSLLEELASVQGDLEASSRLHEQRTRDDGFLRQQENAHLWQNLHFLRLSQQLANNLTWDCRWKLVYGYNLAYGATRKYSHSFTFSTFGYVADLFLKKKIEIEYPKMTKSKHFQTFESMYKKM; translated from the exons ATGAGATTGCCTGTCGACAAAATGACGGAAGATGGCGAAGATTCGGTGGGAACGATCAACGTAGTGACCGTTAATGCGTTCGTAccacgcaaacaaacaaaacggtCACATGCTGTCCACACACAGCGGACGCGTGAGGCAGGTGAGAGCCGACTCATTCATAATGCAGGACCGACTGACGAGGGGAGAGAAGCGGCGGCAGTGGAGGGCAGAAGACCAACGGACACCTTGGCCAAG AGAACACCCAAGCCATTAAGTGACACTCGATCGCGTGTGCTGCAAAGCATCATGGGAAACTGCCGCTGCCGCGCGGAGGACGAGCGAGAGGAGAAAGATCACAGCGG TTCTTCTTCCCTCCAGCAGAGGGCGCCGCGCACCGCCATAACACACGAAGAAGAAAAGCAGCAGGTGGCGAGCAGGAACAGGACCACCTCTCTGCTGGAAGAG CTGGCGTCCGTCCAGGGCGACCTCGAAGCGTCTTCGCGTCTCCACGAGCAGCGAACCCGAGACGACGGCTTCCTTCGCCAACAAGAAAATGCACACCTGTGGCAGAACCTTCACTTCCTGCGCCTCAGCCAGCAGCTCGCCAA CAACCTGACATGGGACTGCAGATGGAAACTGGTCTACGGCTATAATCTGGCATAcggtgccaccagaaagtattcacactccTTCACCTTTTCCACATTTGGCTATGTGGCAGACttattcttaaaaaagaaaatcgaaaTAGAATATCCCAAAATGacaaagtcaaaacattttcagacatttgagtcaatgtataaaaaaatgtaa
- the LOC133397058 gene encoding uncharacterized protein LOC133397058 isoform X2, protein MRLPVDKMTEDGEDSVGTINVVTVNAFVPRKQTKRSHAVHTQRTREAGESRLIHNAGPTDEGREAAAVEGRRPTDTLAKRTPKPLSDTRSRVLQSIMGNCRCRAEDEREEKDHSGSSSLQQRAPRTAITHEEEKQQVASRNRTTSLLEELASVQGDLEASSRLHEQRTRDDGFLRQQENAHLWQNLHFLRLSQQLAKPWVSSYFRKFPVHIYCLPVQPADRRARKRGEEKMSGRGGAS, encoded by the exons ATGAGATTGCCTGTCGACAAAATGACGGAAGATGGCGAAGATTCGGTGGGAACGATCAACGTAGTGACCGTTAATGCGTTCGTAccacgcaaacaaacaaaacggtCACATGCTGTCCACACACAGCGGACGCGTGAGGCAGGTGAGAGCCGACTCATTCATAATGCAGGACCGACTGACGAGGGGAGAGAAGCGGCGGCAGTGGAGGGCAGAAGACCAACGGACACCTTGGCCAAG AGAACACCCAAGCCATTAAGTGACACTCGATCGCGTGTGCTGCAAAGCATCATGGGAAACTGCCGCTGCCGCGCGGAGGACGAGCGAGAGGAGAAAGATCACAGCGG TTCTTCTTCCCTCCAGCAGAGGGCGCCGCGCACCGCCATAACACACGAAGAAGAAAAGCAGCAGGTGGCGAGCAGGAACAGGACCACCTCTCTGCTGGAAGAG CTGGCGTCCGTCCAGGGCGACCTCGAAGCGTCTTCGCGTCTCCACGAGCAGCGAACCCGAGACGACGGCTTCCTTCGCCAACAAGAAAATGCACACCTGTGGCAGAACCTTCACTTCCTGCGCCTCAGCCAGCAGCTCGCCAA GCCGTGGGTCAGCAGCTACTTCCGGAAGTTCCCCGTGCACATCTACTGCCTTCCCGTCCAGCCAGCCGATCGTCGAGCTCGGAAACGGGGCGAAGAGAAGATGAGTGGGAGAGGCGGGGCTTCGTAG